Part of the Halorhabdus utahensis DSM 12940 genome, ACGGCGGTGATTGTTCGAGATTCCCCTCCTGTAGCGCCAGGGTGAGTGACTCGATGCGACCCTCCAGCTGTTCGAGACGCGCCTCGATACGCTCGCCGGGCGGCTGCAGGACTGACTGGCGGTGTTCGAGCAGCCAGCGGACGTACGCCTCGGTCGTCTCGAACCCGCGCCGCTCGGCCTCGGCCGACAGCGACTCGGCCACCGTCGGATCCAGATCCAGGTCCATCCAGCCGTGCGTACGCGGTGTCGGCGCAAAAAGGTGCGGGGCGACCGCCTAGACCAGACTCGACCCGTCGAATTCGGTCCGGTCGTAGTCGACGTCCATCAGCGAGAGGATCGTCGGCGCGATATCGTACAGGTCCGCGCCGGAGATCCTGGCGTCGTCGTCCTCGACGAACAGACAGGCGTTGTCGAAACTGTGCATGCCGTTTCGCGGCCCGGTCCCGAAGACCGCCTCGCTCCCCTTGAATCCGGCCTTCAGATCGAAGCCGTGGTTCGGGATCACGACCAGGTCGGGCGCGATGTCGTCGTGGTCGCCGCGAAAGGCGTCCTCCTTGGTGACGACGCGGTCGGCCACCGGCCGGCCATCGGGGCCTTCGAGGCCCTCTAGCTTCTCCCTGAGGTCGGCCCGAACCGCCTCGTAATCGTCCTCGGGGACCCCACCGTTGGCTTCCCGTTCCTCCAGGTTGATGTAGAACCGACCGGGGATCAGTGAGTAGGCTTTCGTCGACGCATCGAGGTCGCCGAGTTCCTCGGGGTCGTCCGTATCGAAGGCGAGCCAGCCTTCCTCCTGGAGCCACTCGTTCAGATGGACCTCATAATCGAGGCTGGTAAAGCCGTGATCGCTGGCAACCATCATCGTCACGTCGTCATCCAGCAGCGCCCCAAGTTCACCCAGATACTCGTCGACCGTGCGGTAGAACTCGATGAATTCCTCCTTGTACTCGCCGTCTTCCTCGTAGTGTTTGAACAGGAAGTGATTGACCCGATCGGTCGTCATGAAGACGCCGAAAAACAGATCCCAGTCGTCTTGCGTGATGTAGTGTTTGAACGCCTCGAAGCGTTTTTCGAGGGTTTCGTATGCATCGTCGAGGAAGTCAGTCTTGTCCTCGTCGTGCCCGAGTTTGGCATTGACGTCTATGCGGTACTCCAGTCCCTCCAACGTCTCCCGAAGTTCGTCCGGGTAGGCGGCCTCCTCGACGCCAGGTGAGAGAAAACCCGAGACCATCCGCTGGACGTCACGCTGTGGTGGGAACGTGACAGGGACGTTCATCACGGTGGCGTCCCGGCCGGCCGACTGGACGCGGTCCCACAGCCGCGTGGCCTGGACGTCACGCCCCATCGGGACGTACGTCTCCGCGGAGCCGATCTCCCGATCCTGGAAGCCGTAGACGCCGGTCTCGCCGGGATTGACGCCGGTCGTCAGCGACGGCCAGCAGGCACTCGACTCCGGCGGGACGATGCTGTCGATGGCTCCACCCGCGCCCTCGGCAGCCAGGGCGTTCAGGTGTTCGAACTCCTCGTCGTGTTCGGCGATCAGGCTGTACGGGACGCCGTCGATACCGAAGAAGGCGACGCGGGGATCGTCGTCGCCGCGTATCCGATCGAATAGACCCATATATCGCGATACTGTGGACTGACACAAGAAGGTTCTTCTCGCGGCCGAGGCCGACGGGTAACCGCGACACCGGCAACGTTTGCGATCTCAGCCGTCCCGGTCAGCGGAGTTTTCCACTGACTCAGGTGCTGGATCGGCCGGTTTGAAGTTCTCGGGGACGACCGTGTAGTGGGCGATCCCGATCGCCGGGCGTTCGGTAGCCATCACAGTCAAATCAAGGGTCGGCGCACCCAAATAATTACCCATAATTATACCGCATGGCCACAGCGGCGGGGTATAACCCGCAGGAATCGGGCGGGCCGTCCGAGCGGGGCGTTACTCGGCGATCTTCTCCTCGTAGAGCTCGCGGGAGTGCTCGATGGCGTCCCGGGCGGCGGCCGCGTCCTCCCAGCCCAGCGTCTCGACTTCCTTGCCCTCCTCGAGGTTCTTGTAGGTCTCGAAGAACTCGTCGATCTCGTCCAGTTGCTGGGAGGGGATGTCCTCGAGGTCCTCGATGTGGTCGTAGCGGGGGTCCTCGGTCGGGACGGCGATGACCTTGTCGTCCTGTTCGCCGTCGTCGTCCATCTTCATGAGCGCGACCGGCCGCGCCTCGATGACACAGCCCGGGAACGTCTGGTCCTCGACGAGTACGAGGACGTCCAGGGGATCGTCGTCGTCGTAATGAGACTGCGGGATGAACCCGTAGTCACTGGGATAGTGGACGTTGCTGTGCAGGACGCGATCGAGGACGACACCGGGCAAGTCCTTGTCGTACTCGTACTTGTTACGCTCGCCTTTCAGGCACTCTACGACCGCGTAGATCTCCTCGGGCGGGTTCGGGCCCGCTTCGAGGGCTTCGAAGAGGTTTACCATCACCTGAACTCTGGCGGGGGCCACCAAAAAGACCTTTCGAGTCGGGAGTGAAACCTCGAAGTTACCCCAGATATCAATTATGATAACTTGAGGGGTGTGCCGGGCGTCCGTCGGTACCGTCTGACACTGCTCGAAACAGTATTTTCAGGTGACCGGATACAGAAAGCAGGTCGGAAAGCGACGGTAAGGGCAGCAGCGCCGATATTAGAAGATGACGAAATATTTCGTGAGTCTCCGACCACAGGTAACAAAGGTTAAATGTCCGGATGACATTCCTTTAGGTATGTCAGAGGCACAAACCGAAGTAGTGACTCCAAGCATCGCGCGAGAACTCAGTGCGTTCCAGCAGAATATCCTCGTTATTCTGGCTGAGGAAGCGCGATACGGACTCGCCGTCAAGCGCGAACTCGAGACGTACTACGACTCCGACGTCAACCACGGTCGACTGTACCCCAACCTCGACGACCTCGTCGAGATGGAACTCGTCGAGAAGAGCGAACTCGACAAGCGGACCAACGAGTACAGCCTCACCGAGAACGGCTACGACGTCCTCCTCGAACAGCTGGCCTGGGAGTTCGGCAAGATCACGACCGAGGAAGGTCGCGTCGACGACATCCGCGAGCTGCTCGAAGACGCAGCCTGAGACAGTCCCGGACGACGCAGACGTATCCCAGTTCGTCGGCGCACTTCGCGTCGGCGTTTTTTATCACACGTCCGAGCCGTCGGCTTCGCGTTCGATCGGCGGGCCCTCGCCGTCGACCACTTCGAAAACGTGTTCGAGTGACTCCGAGAGGACGGCTCGCTGCTCGTCGTCGGGGAAGGCGTTGCGCGGGAAGTATTCCGCGCGAAACTCGGCGACGTGATCGGCGGTCGCGTCGGCGATCCGCAATGCGTGATGGTTGCTCATGAAATCGGCGAACGCCGCCGCGTTCGCGGCGTGTACCGGGCCGTAGCGTTCCTCGACCATGTCGACGATCCGGCGGTTGTCGGCGTCAATCGTCTCCCAGTCCGCGTCAGTCTCGGGGTCGAGCGGGCGTTCAACCGCGCGCGAACGGTCGTCGATCCGGTCGAAGACGACCTCGCCGTCGTCGAGCCATCCCGTCGGATAACACACCAGCACGTCGCCGTCGCGTTCCGAGCGGATGCGCGCCTCGAAGCCGTGCTCGGCAAGTAGTTCGTCACGGCGGTCCCGAAGCCCCGCGGTGCGTTCCTCGTCGGCGCGACGCGCGTGGCGGGTGAGTCGCTCGACTGTCTCGATCACGTCGGTCGGGAGCCCGTCAGCCGTCGTACCGCTGCCCGTCGAATCCTTCTCAGCCATTCCCGAACGCCTCCTTACCCATCCTCGAACGCCTCGTTGGCGAGAGCATCGGCGCGCTCGTTGATCTCCCGGGGGACGTGTTCGATCGACCAGTCGTCGAATTCGCGAAACAGCTCCCGCACCCGGACGCGGCGCTCGCGGAGGTCGGGATCGTTCGTGTCCCACTCACCGCGAACCTGGCGGACGGCCAGTTCGGAGTCGCTGCGGACTTCGACGGAATCGAAGCCGTAGTCGGCGGCGATCTCAAGGGCGTGGATCAGCGCCTCGTACTCCGCGCGGTTGTTGGTCGTCGAGCCGATGCGTTTGCCCCCCTCGGTGACGATGCCGCCGTCGCCGGTGAGGATCACCCAGCCGATGGCCGCCGGGCCGGGGTTGCCACGCGAGGCCCCGTCGACGTAGACGTGCGCGCGACCACCCTCGTCGGTCAGGACCCCGGTCAGTTTGCCCGGATCGCTGCCCTGCACGACGACTTTTCCCTCGTAGGCGACGGCCGTCGCTCCGCCCGATTCGGCCCGCCAGCGCTCGTGATCGGTGTTGCCCGACTCGACGGTGATGCCCGCGGCTTCCAGCCGTTCGCGGGCGGCCGCCGGGTCGCACTCGATAACCGGCATTGGCAGGGGCTATCCGGGGGAGGGGTTAGGGCTTTCCGGTCGGTGACAGTCGGTCGACCGGGTCGCGACGGAGTGCGATCCCAAAAACAGACGAGGCCGGCGTTAGGACCGCCAGTAGGCCCGCGTCAGCAGCACGAGCACGGGGAAGATCTCCAGTCGGCCGATCCACATCAGAAAGACCATCAGGAATTTCGAGGTCCAGGGGAACGAGAGGTAGTTCTCCATCGGCCCGACAGCGCCGAATCCCGGCCCGACGTTGCCGATGGTCGCCGCGATCGCGCTCATGCCGTCGAGCACTTGCAGTTCCATGCCGATCCGCCCGGCGTCGAGCATCAGGACGACGACGCTGAGGAAGAACAGCGCAATGTACAGCAGCGTGAAGGCGTGGATCCCCCGGATCGCCGACTCGTCGAGCGCCCGGCCACCGAGTCGGACGGGCTTGACGGCCTCGGGATGGACCGTCGTGAACAGTTCCCGCTTGATCGACTTGGCGATCACCAGCCACCGGACCATCTTGATCGCGCCGCCGGTCGATCCTGCCGAGCCGCCGAGGAACATCCCAAAGAGCAGCAGGTACTGGGCGGTCGTCGTCCAGCCGTTGAAGTCGAAACTCGCGTACCCCGTGGTGGTGACGATCGAGACCACCTGGAAGAGGCCGTGCCGGAGTGACTGCTCGACGCCCGCAAGACCGACAGTACCGGGGAGGCTCGATCCCACGAAGAGCACCACCGTGACGACGGCGGTCAGAGACGCCATCACGCCGGTGTAAAATCGGAACTCCTCGTCCGCCAGTAGCGAGCGGGGGTTCCCCTGGACCAGCCCCCAGAACAGCGCGAAGTTGGTGCCGGCGACGACCATGAACGGGATGATCGCCCATTGGACGGCCGCCGAGAACACCTCGATCGAGTAGGCCTCCGGCGAGAACCCGCCGGTCGGCAGCGTCGTCAGGCCATGCGAGATCGCGTTGAACAGCGTCATCTCCTTGGCGAAGCCGGCGAGATGGAGGCCGTACAAAAGCGCCATTTCGAGGACGGTAAAGGCGAAGTAGGCGATCCACAGCACCCGGGCCGTCTCGGCGATCCGCGGCGTGAGCTTCTCGATGCCGGGGCCGGGCGCTTCGGCGTCCATCAGCTGTGCCCCACCGACCGAGAGTTCGGGCAGGATCGCGACCGCGAGCACGACGATCCCCATCCCGCCGAGCCACTGCGTCAACTGTCGCCAGATCAGGAGCGCGTGGGAGTGGTGCTCGACGCCGATGTTCTTCATGACCGTCGCCCCGGTCGTCGTGAACCCACTCATCGACTCGAACAGCGCGTTCGGGACCTGGGGCCAGCTAAGCGTCGACGCCGTGCCGTGCTCCGCGAGCAGATACGGGAGCGTCCCGACGAGTGCGACCGCGAGCCACGTCGTCGCGACCATCAAAAAGCCCTCGCGTGCACCGATGTCCCGGTCGTCGTCGAGTTGGGAGAGTCCGTATCCGAGCAGCGTCGTCACGACGATGGTGACGAGGAAGGGGAGCCACCCCTCGCCGTAGATCAGCGCCGTGATGACGGGGATTGTCAGCGGCACCGCCAGATAGAGCAGCACGCGCCCAGTCAGCGAGAGACTGGCCCGCCAGTCGACCCGGAGATGCCCGTTCATATTTTTGCGAGCGTCTCGTCGAGTGCGGTCGTCTCGACGAAGAAGACGACGTGGTCGCCGGCGTGGACGACGGTGTCCCCACGGGGCCGGACGAACTCGCCATCGCGGACGATCGCGCCCACGACGACGCCGTCGGGCAGGTCCGCGGCGGCCGACTGGATGGTCCGGTCGTGAAAGACGCTCTCGTCGTCGATCTCCACCTCGATGACTTCCGCCCGGTCGCTCTCGATGATCGCCACGTTCTCGGCGTGTTCCTCGCGGGTGAACCGCGTGATCTCCTCGGCAGCCACCTCGCGGGGCTGGACGGCCACGTCGATGCCGACGGTCTCGAACAGGTCGACGTACGAGCCCTCCTCGACGACGGCGATCGCCCGATCGGCGCCCAGTCGCTTGGCGAACAGCCCCGCGAGCAGGTTCGCCTCGTCGGACTCCAGGGTCGTGACGACGACATCGACGGCGTCGATGTTCTCGCTTTCGAGGAAGTCCCGATCGGTAGCATCCGCTTGAAGGACCGTCGTCTTCGGGAGCGACTCGGCGAGAAACTGCGCGCGTTCGGGGTCGCGTTCGATCAGCTTCGGTCGGATCCCGCGACCCTCGAGGAGGCGTGCGGTCTGGTAACCCACTGAGCTCCCGCCGACGAGCAACACGTCGTGGTAGTCGTCGTCCGGCGCGACGGCGTGGCTGAACGCCGTCACCGCCTCGTCGGTCCCGATGACGATCACCTCGTCGCCGGCCGACAGCCGGGTATCCCCCCGCGGAACGACGATCTCATCGCAGGTGCCGTCGTCGTCAGGACACAGGATCGCTGCGAAGGTGAGATCGTCGAAGCGGTCGGCCTCGGCGACGGTCTGTCCGGCGACGGGACTCCCCGTGGCGAGTTCGAACTCGGCCATCTGGATCGTACCGTCGGCGAAGCTGTCGACGTCCCGGGCGGCCGGGAGGCCGATCATGCTGGCGATCTTCCGGGCGGTGAGCAGGTTCGTCCCGACCATGACGTCGACGCCGAGCGCCCCCTCGGCGTTCTCCCAGGTGTCTAAGTACTTGGTATTGCGAACGCGGGCGATGGTCGTGACGTCGTCGAGGGTCTTTGCGGTCCCACAGGAGACGATGTTGGTCTCGTCGTCGTCCGTGACGGCGATCAACAGCTCGGCCGCCGCGAGGCCGGCCTCCTCTAACGTCTCGATCGCTGCGCCGTCGCCCTCGATCGCCAGGACGTCCAGTTCGTAGGTCAGCGCCTCGACGCGATCACCGTCGACGTCGACCACGACGACTTCGTGTTCGTCGGCCAGGCTTTCGGCGATGCTCGACCCGACCTCGCCGGCACCGACAACGATCACGCGCATCCGGGCCCCTCCATCATTGTGCCGAACTACCCCCTCATCCGGGAAGTGTGTTTTCTTCCGGAACAGCCCGACCGTCGGAAACGATCGCCACTGGGTCGTGGCTGACCAGCGTCCCGAACACTGTCAGACCGATCGAGCTTACTGGGCCCCGAACACCGTCAGCGCGTCCGTCTCCAGGCCGGTCTTCGAGAACAGCGACACGACGTCGCCTGCCTGAATGACCGTCTCGCCTTTCGGCGTGAGGACGTCCCCGTCGCGTTCGATGCCGACGACGAGCATCTCGTCGGCCAGCAAGTCCGACTCGACGGCGTCCTCGATGGTTCGGTCGGCGATCTCGGCCCCCTCCGAGACCGTGAACTCGACGACCTCCGCGCCGCCGGCAAGCCCCATGAAGTCCGTCAGCGACGGCCCCTTCGGGGCGTCCTCGGGACCGAACGGATCGTAGGGCCGGAAGTACTGCTCCTCGATGACGCTCTCGTCCTCGATCGTCAGTCCGAGATCCGACAGTTCGGCCGCGATCCGCCCGATGTCGTCCGTATCGGTCCCGACGGCAGTGACCGTGAGGTTCGTCGTCCCGGCCATCAACTCCCTGGCGGCAACGACGCCCGAGATGTCCAGGGCTGCCTGTGCGAGGTGGTCGCGATCCGGGATCGGAGCCGTACACCGGAACTCGTAGGTGACGTGTCCCTCGATGGCCTTGTAGTCGATGTCCGCGAGATAGCCCCGCAGGATCCCCTCCGTCTCGAGCTGGCGGATCCGGTTGCGGATCGTCGCCGCCGTCACCTCCATCTCCTCGGCGATCTCCGGCGCTGCCGTGTTCCGGGCGTCCGCCGCCAGATAGTAGAGAATGCGCTTGTCGATCTCGTCGAGGCGATGGTCCATGCGCGCGCTACGACCGTCTCGCATAATTACCTCCCGATATATCAGTGGCTGGCGAACCCGTCCACACGAAATATAAGACAGCCGTTACTATTTTCGGAATTTGTCCATACTCGGCATTCATTTTCGTATCGAAAACAGAATCCGTGGATATATACCTTTTCGATAATCTAGCGGGAGGTAGACAGCGATCGGCAGACACGGCCACCACCCATGACCCAGCCAGACGACGAGTCGCCGGACGTCCCCGAGGACGTCCAGGCGGCGCTCGACGACAGTAGCGATCGACAGCTTCGAGAGATCATCCACGACGCCCAGGCACGCCTCGAAGCACATCCGCCCCTGAACGAGGAGGTGCCCCTGGAGACGGGCGAGACGTTCGTCGGCGAGGAGGTCGAACTCGACGAGGCGATCGTTGAGGCATTCGAAACGACAGACGACGAGCTGCTTCGGGAGGTCGTCACGTACGCTCGTCAGTGCCTCGAGGACCGCCCACCGCTAACGGCGGTCATCGAAGCCCGGGACAACGAGGAACTCGTTCGAATGGAAGACGAAGGACCGTACACGACCGTCGTCGTCGAGCGGCCGGACGAAACGGGCGCGGCACGTGGCCCCTTCGCCTACATGGTCCAGTGGGAACCCCACGTCGAGGACGAGGGCAAATACAAGTGGCACTATCTCGGCCGCGTCTTCGACGAGGAGGAGACCTGACGTGGGCGAGTCGCTCTTCGGGCGCGTGGTGGTTCCGGTCGCGAGTCGCGACGACGCGGCGGCGACGGCGGCCGCACTCGCGCCATACATCGACGCACCGGATCGAACAGTAATCGCCGTACACGTCATCGAGAAGGCCGACGGCGCACTCGACAAGGCCTCGGTCGAGCAGCGCGAGGCGGACGCCGAGGCGATGTTCGGGATCGTCACCGAGGGACTCGACGGGGTCGATGCCGCCCTCGAAACGGAGATCCGCTACGGGACCGACATCGCGGGGACGCTCGTCGAGACGGCGGACGACGTCGCGGCGAGCGCGATCGTGTTCACGCCGCGGGGCGGTAGTCGATGGAAGCAACTCCTCTCGGGCGACGTGACCCACAACCTCGTCCACGAGAGCGACGTGCCGGTCGTCGTCCTTCCCGATCGAGAGGTGAGCGACGCGTGAGCGAACGTGCCGGTCTGAGAGCGTCGGTATCGGCCGATCTAGCTGAGTGAACATACTGAATAGGAGCCATGTACGTCATCATCGTCGGTGCGGGAGACATCGGGACGCCACTGATCGACATCGCAACGCGATCAGGCAACGAGGTCGTCGTCATCGAGCGCAACGCCGAACGGGCCAACCGGGCGGCCGATCGCTTCGACTGTCTCGTCCTCGAGGCGGACGCGACGACCAACAACACCTTAGAAGAGGCCGGCGTCGAGCAGGCCGACGCCGTGGTCTCGACGACCGACCGGGACGCGACCAACGTCATGGTGTGTCTGCTCGCCACGGAGTACGAGGTGCCGTCGATCCTCTCGGTCGTGCACAACCCCGAGCACATGAGCCTCTTCGAGCAGATCGGGGTGAACACCATCGAGAACCCCCAGCAACTCATCGCCGAGTACCTCTACCGGTCGGTCGCACGGCCGGCGATCGTCGATTACATGCGGATCGGTGAACAGGCCGAGGTCTTCGAGATCGCCGTCACCGAGAACGCACCCATGGCCGGGAAGACGCTCACTGAAGCAGGAGAGGGTGACATCCTCCCCGAGGATACGCTGATCG contains:
- a CDS encoding alkaline phosphatase family protein; amino-acid sequence: MGLFDRIRGDDDPRVAFFGIDGVPYSLIAEHDEEFEHLNALAAEGAGGAIDSIVPPESSACWPSLTTGVNPGETGVYGFQDREIGSAETYVPMGRDVQATRLWDRVQSAGRDATVMNVPVTFPPQRDVQRMVSGFLSPGVEEAAYPDELRETLEGLEYRIDVNAKLGHDEDKTDFLDDAYETLEKRFEAFKHYITQDDWDLFFGVFMTTDRVNHFLFKHYEEDGEYKEEFIEFYRTVDEYLGELGALLDDDVTMMVASDHGFTSLDYEVHLNEWLQEEGWLAFDTDDPEELGDLDASTKAYSLIPGRFYINLEEREANGGVPEDDYEAVRADLREKLEGLEGPDGRPVADRVVTKEDAFRGDHDDIAPDLVVIPNHGFDLKAGFKGSEAVFGTGPRNGMHSFDNACLFVEDDDARISGADLYDIAPTILSLMDVDYDRTEFDGSSLV
- a CDS encoding inorganic diphosphatase — protein: MVNLFEALEAGPNPPEEIYAVVECLKGERNKYEYDKDLPGVVLDRVLHSNVHYPSDYGFIPQSHYDDDDPLDVLVLVEDQTFPGCVIEARPVALMKMDDDGEQDDKVIAVPTEDPRYDHIEDLEDIPSQQLDEIDEFFETYKNLEEGKEVETLGWEDAAAARDAIEHSRELYEEKIAE
- a CDS encoding PadR family transcriptional regulator, giving the protein MSEAQTEVVTPSIARELSAFQQNILVILAEEARYGLAVKRELETYYDSDVNHGRLYPNLDDLVEMELVEKSELDKRTNEYSLTENGYDVLLEQLAWEFGKITTEEGRVDDIRELLEDAA
- a CDS encoding DUF7108 family protein; protein product: MAEKDSTGSGTTADGLPTDVIETVERLTRHARRADEERTAGLRDRRDELLAEHGFEARIRSERDGDVLVCYPTGWLDDGEVVFDRIDDRSRAVERPLDPETDADWETIDADNRRIVDMVEERYGPVHAANAAAFADFMSNHHALRIADATADHVAEFRAEYFPRNAFPDDEQRAVLSESLEHVFEVVDGEGPPIEREADGSDV
- the rnhA gene encoding ribonuclease HI, which codes for MPVIECDPAAARERLEAAGITVESGNTDHERWRAESGGATAVAYEGKVVVQGSDPGKLTGVLTDEGGRAHVYVDGASRGNPGPAAIGWVILTGDGGIVTEGGKRIGSTTNNRAEYEALIHALEIAADYGFDSVEVRSDSELAVRQVRGEWDTNDPDLRERRVRVRELFREFDDWSIEHVPREINERADALANEAFEDG
- a CDS encoding TrkH family potassium uptake protein, encoding MNGHLRVDWRASLSLTGRVLLYLAVPLTIPVITALIYGEGWLPFLVTIVVTTLLGYGLSQLDDDRDIGAREGFLMVATTWLAVALVGTLPYLLAEHGTASTLSWPQVPNALFESMSGFTTTGATVMKNIGVEHHSHALLIWRQLTQWLGGMGIVVLAVAILPELSVGGAQLMDAEAPGPGIEKLTPRIAETARVLWIAYFAFTVLEMALLYGLHLAGFAKEMTLFNAISHGLTTLPTGGFSPEAYSIEVFSAAVQWAIIPFMVVAGTNFALFWGLVQGNPRSLLADEEFRFYTGVMASLTAVVTVVLFVGSSLPGTVGLAGVEQSLRHGLFQVVSIVTTTGYASFDFNGWTTTAQYLLLFGMFLGGSAGSTGGAIKMVRWLVIAKSIKRELFTTVHPEAVKPVRLGGRALDESAIRGIHAFTLLYIALFFLSVVVLMLDAGRIGMELQVLDGMSAIAATIGNVGPGFGAVGPMENYLSFPWTSKFLMVFLMWIGRLEIFPVLVLLTRAYWRS
- the trkA gene encoding Trk system potassium transporter TrkA; the protein is MRVIVVGAGEVGSSIAESLADEHEVVVVDVDGDRVEALTYELDVLAIEGDGAAIETLEEAGLAAAELLIAVTDDDETNIVSCGTAKTLDDVTTIARVRNTKYLDTWENAEGALGVDVMVGTNLLTARKIASMIGLPAARDVDSFADGTIQMAEFELATGSPVAGQTVAEADRFDDLTFAAILCPDDDGTCDEIVVPRGDTRLSAGDEVIVIGTDEAVTAFSHAVAPDDDYHDVLLVGGSSVGYQTARLLEGRGIRPKLIERDPERAQFLAESLPKTTVLQADATDRDFLESENIDAVDVVVTTLESDEANLLAGLFAKRLGADRAIAVVEEGSYVDLFETVGIDVAVQPREVAAEEITRFTREEHAENVAIIESDRAEVIEVEIDDESVFHDRTIQSAAADLPDGVVVGAIVRDGEFVRPRGDTVVHAGDHVVFFVETTALDETLAKI
- a CDS encoding Lrp/AsnC family transcriptional regulator — its product is MDHRLDEIDKRILYYLAADARNTAAPEIAEEMEVTAATIRNRIRQLETEGILRGYLADIDYKAIEGHVTYEFRCTAPIPDRDHLAQAALDISGVVAARELMAGTTNLTVTAVGTDTDDIGRIAAELSDLGLTIEDESVIEEQYFRPYDPFGPEDAPKGPSLTDFMGLAGGAEVVEFTVSEGAEIADRTIEDAVESDLLADEMLVVGIERDGDVLTPKGETVIQAGDVVSLFSKTGLETDALTVFGAQ
- a CDS encoding universal stress protein, with the protein product MGESLFGRVVVPVASRDDAAATAAALAPYIDAPDRTVIAVHVIEKADGALDKASVEQREADAEAMFGIVTEGLDGVDAALETEIRYGTDIAGTLVETADDVAASAIVFTPRGGSRWKQLLSGDVTHNLVHESDVPVVVLPDREVSDA
- a CDS encoding potassium channel family protein, which produces MYVIIVGAGDIGTPLIDIATRSGNEVVVIERNAERANRAADRFDCLVLEADATTNNTLEEAGVEQADAVVSTTDRDATNVMVCLLATEYEVPSILSVVHNPEHMSLFEQIGVNTIENPQQLIAEYLYRSVARPAIVDYMRIGEQAEVFEIAVTENAPMAGKTLTEAGEGDILPEDTLIVAIDREGEDRPLTPRGNVRIRPNDLLTVYSARGADPELTDVFGHYEDQTA